The genomic DNA GCCTTTTGATACTCCTTTGGTTCCTTGTGCGACATGAACCACGCGACATTATTGAGCAGGACCGGCATCTTGGGGTTTTGACGATAGGCTTGTTTGAAGTGCCGTAGCGCCTTCTCAGCATCTCCTCGCTGCGTTGCGTGGGTTCCAAGAACAAGATGCGCCGTCGCCGTGGCGTGCCCCGCGGCGAGCATTTTCGTGAGCAGTTGTTGCGCCTGTTCCCCCGCCTCCCCTTCGAATCGTGAAAACTCCGCGACCCGAGAAATTGCCGCATGGTTGGCAGGATCAAGCGCCAACGCTTGGCCGAGTAAGGCGATGATCTGCACCTGCGACTCAACCGATGCGTCTTTCGCAGCGAGGGCGTCGACGCGGCGGATGTAGAGCCCCGAGAGCATCGACGTCAACTCTTGAACTTGCGTCTTCTGCTCCGCAGCCGATGCCGCCGCAATCCCTTCGACAAGCAGCTTCTCCGATTTCGCAAACACTTCGTCGCGGAAGTAAATCAGCGCCAGCTGGATTCTCGCTTGGACATCCTGTGGATTTTCATCGAGCGTCGATTCGAGATGCGTGCGGGCCAAGTTGAAGTGCTTCTTTGCTTGAGACTTTTCCGAGACCTGATCGTAAAGATCAGCGAGAGTAAGGTGCATTTCGGGACGTTGATCAACAATCTTTTCCAGATGCTCAATCGCCTCGCTCTTCATACCCGCTTTGTGGTAGGCAAATCCATAAAGCAAGTGTGCGTCGGCAAGATTAGGCTCCTCAGCCACCGCTCCGTCGAGGTGGTGTATCAGCGGTGAGAGGTTGGCTGGCGTCCATTCCTTAATACTGGCGACCAAACGATGCGCCTTCCACAGGTGCGCTCGGCCATAGCCGAATTCGTCCTCCGGTGCTAAGAGGTCCATGGACTTTAATGCGGCGTCGCTGCGTCCCAATGCTTCGTCGACCACAGCACGGTTAAATTGCACACTGGAATCGACGGGGGAATTGCCATCAATCTTCTGCAAAAACAACGCCGCGGTTTGATAGTCATGATCGATGACGGCTTCATTGACAGCCTTTTTATAGCGTTGTGCAGTCCGACCTTGCAGCAAGGGGCTAAGCATAGCGGGCAGCAAAACAGCGGCGATCACGATTGCCGCGGGGAGTGCGGGCCATAAATGGCTTGTCTTACGCGTCTCCAGCCAATGGATTGGCCGAGCAAATAGGATCAAGAGCCAACCTTTACGACGTGTTTTTCTCGGCCTCATTGGGTCACCTCGCGAATCAGCTCGACAAGCGTTATCGCAGTCTGATGGTGGAAGTCCCTCATCGCGGTTGCTTGCTGCTCGTCAAGTGGATCTTTCGATTGGTACAACAATTGAACTTGGTAACTGGACGGGTCACGACGCAACGAAGCCGTTTGCTTGAGAAACGCCGACTGAAATCGCGAGAGCCAGTACTGTAGCGTCCCCGAGCTATTGCCTGCCGGAACGAGCGGCTGTCCAGACTGGAGGAACTCGCTGAACCAAAGATGACCAACTTCACCGTCCGGTGCTGCGACGATTGCCTGAACACTCTGAATCTTATCGTTATCTTCCATCGCAAGCACTTCGCGAGCAGAAACGTCATACCCCAGAGCGGCATAACAACCGGTTAACTCATGCCAACCGAGAAACGGGAAATCGATCGCAACCGTAGCGGTTCCTCTCGGCGACCGATAAACCCAACTGGCAGTGTTGCGTCCCATAAAATTCGTCAATGCTCTCGATTCGGCGTCGAACTCAACACGCTCCCAGTCCCCTATCGTTTCGGGCAGCGCGTTTTCATTCAATGCAGTGATCATCTGTGGATGATCAGGATCGATCACGGTAACAGATTCCGCTTGCAACGCGAGTGTCGCTAGTTGCAAAACCAGCAGCAGGACGAAGCCACCACCGATGACATAAATCCAGGTCGAGCCGTTTTGCACGTGAAGACGAAGCGACCGATCTTCCGTCGATTCCTCTTCAGTTGCGGTCACGCTGAGATCGGTCGTCGGATAGTCCTCGAAATCGATATCGACCACTTCGTCGGATTCCAGGAAGAACAGCAGCAAGCGATCGCTACTGAATAGCAATGCAAACGCCAACGCGAACAAGACCAGTCCAAAGACTTGGTGAGCCGTTCCTGTCGAAATATCGATCCCAAAGTGCTGCATCGCGATCACGACACCGGCGACGCGGCCAATATTGATCGTACAGGCCCAGAAGGCGGCACAGCCCACCAGAGCAACGCAGTGATACCATGGCCGGCGATAGACCGTCAAAAAAATGGCCGCGGCGGCAACCAGCGTAAAAAGTGATTGAATCCCACTGCAGGCTTCCTCTACCAGAAATTTGTCATTGGCAGTCTGGATGATGTGCCCCGCCAAAACATGGTTGACTCCGGTGAAATCGAGCAACCGGCTGGCCAACGTCGACGTTAAACCCTGCAGCCAAAAGATCAGATCGATGTCGAGATTCAGCGGCAACTTGATCAACAAAAAGAACAGGCACCACAACGGCAGAAAGCGGGCAAGCCAGCCCTGCTGATAGAGTTCCAACAAGATCGCTCCTGCGGTAACCGCCAAAGCCAACGCAGCAAGGTTTGGCGACCATGCAACATAGGCAATTGCCAACAGCAACAGCCCGGCCAGCAACAGAGACTTCTGCCAGATCGGACGGATTTTTCGAGGGATCGGAGCAGATACCCACAAATGCGAAATCAGCACCGGGATTGCGATCAACAATAGCGGGAAAAACTGATAGTGCTCGAAGGCCCAGAGCTGCTTGAAATGCAATACAAGCAACGGCGCAAAACTGGCCAAGACAACAAAATAAAACGCTGCCCGCCGCTTCAGACCTCGCCAGGCCACAGAGTCTTCATGGTTTGTTTCAACTTCAAACGATTCTGCCGCCATATCAGACATGCGTGGTATAACTCTTCCCTAAGGATGTAATTGTTTGATCCGACTGGGGCATACGGCTGCTCCCGTTTCCGCGATCTACCGTTTCGGTAGCCTACGTGGGTGTAACGCGTTTACGATATGGAGCTGGAAAGCTGGGATCGCTGCGATCGACGATCAAATTTCCCAAGACCAACACATCCATGTCGGTTCGCAAAAAGCAACTCAACGCCTCCGCTGGCGTCCGGACCACCGGCTCATTTTCATTGAGTGAGGTGTTTAGCACAATTGGAACCCCTGTCCGCTTGTAAAACGCCGATATCAACGAATGGTATCTAGGGTTTGTGCGGGTTGAAACACTTTGCAGACGTCCGCTACCGTCGACATGCGTCACTGCCGGAACCAGCGCTTGCTTGTCCGGGCGAATCGGCAGAACTTTTTCCATATAGGGTGCATGCTCTTCGATCGCAAACCACTCCCCAACATGTTCTTCAAGGATACTCGGGGCAAACGGGCGAAACTTTTCACGGAATTTGATGCGTAGATTGATGATGTCGCGCATGTCGGTGCGTCGTGGGTCAGCGATCAACGATCGATTCCCGAGCGCACGCGCCCCAAACTCCATACGCCCCTGGAACCAACCGATTACCTTCCCATCGGTCATCAAGTCGACAGTTTGTTCCATCAACGCGTCGTCATCGTAGCGTTGAAATGGCAGCTCAAGATCTCCGATCGCCTGCAGGCACTCGTCGTTGTCAAACTCACACCCCCAATACGCGTGATCTTGAACAAATGAGCGTCCCATTCCCAACACCCGATTCCAAACATAAAAGGCAGCTCCGAACGAGGTGCCATTGTCCGCTGCCCCCGCGGGAACATAAACTTCTTCGAAAGGAGTCTTCTCTGTGATTTTGCCATTGGCGACCGAATTCATCGCCACTCCTCCCGTCATACACAGCTTGGCCTTGCCTGTCTGCTGGTGAAGTCGTTCCAGCATGTGCAAGATGACCTCTTCGGTAACCACCTGCAAACTCTTGGCAATGTTCTCATGCTTCTTAGTTACCGGAGAATCCGCCGGCCGAATCGGGCCTAGTTCTTTAACCAAACGATCGGTAAGGAACGGTT from Rosistilla carotiformis includes the following:
- a CDS encoding tetratricopeptide repeat protein, with product MILFARPIHWLETRKTSHLWPALPAAIVIAAVLLPAMLSPLLQGRTAQRYKKAVNEAVIDHDYQTAALFLQKIDGNSPVDSSVQFNRAVVDEALGRSDAALKSMDLLAPEDEFGYGRAHLWKAHRLVASIKEWTPANLSPLIHHLDGAVAEEPNLADAHLLYGFAYHKAGMKSEAIEHLEKIVDQRPEMHLTLADLYDQVSEKSQAKKHFNLARTHLESTLDENPQDVQARIQLALIYFRDEVFAKSEKLLVEGIAAASAAEQKTQVQELTSMLSGLYIRRVDALAAKDASVESQVQIIALLGQALALDPANHAAISRVAEFSRFEGEAGEQAQQLLTKMLAAGHATATAHLVLGTHATQRGDAEKALRHFKQAYRQNPKMPVLLNNVAWFMSHKEPKEYQKALTFSNRAVELVDEDNPMYPYVIETRGQIHAALQHWEQALTDLEQALPVLRGSMELHQALARVYEALGEKALAEEHQRIVDAQK
- the xrtU gene encoding exosortase U; translation: MSDMAAESFEVETNHEDSVAWRGLKRRAAFYFVVLASFAPLLVLHFKQLWAFEHYQFFPLLLIAIPVLISHLWVSAPIPRKIRPIWQKSLLLAGLLLLAIAYVAWSPNLAALALAVTAGAILLELYQQGWLARFLPLWCLFFLLIKLPLNLDIDLIFWLQGLTSTLASRLLDFTGVNHVLAGHIIQTANDKFLVEEACSGIQSLFTLVAAAAIFLTVYRRPWYHCVALVGCAAFWACTINIGRVAGVVIAMQHFGIDISTGTAHQVFGLVLFALAFALLFSSDRLLLFFLESDEVVDIDFEDYPTTDLSVTATEEESTEDRSLRLHVQNGSTWIYVIGGGFVLLLVLQLATLALQAESVTVIDPDHPQMITALNENALPETIGDWERVEFDAESRALTNFMGRNTASWVYRSPRGTATVAIDFPFLGWHELTGCYAALGYDVSAREVLAMEDNDKIQSVQAIVAAPDGEVGHLWFSEFLQSGQPLVPAGNSSGTLQYWLSRFQSAFLKQTASLRRDPSSYQVQLLYQSKDPLDEQQATAMRDFHHQTAITLVELIREVTQ
- a CDS encoding carbamoyltransferase family protein — encoded protein: MTITVLGINAYHGDASAAIVADGQLVAAVEEERFNRIKHWAGFPAQSIRYCLEQVGIAPEQLDHVAISFNPKANLAKRLGYVIKHRPSGRAVLDRLRRQGKTLALEDQFARAVGVGKNALQARFHRIEHHQTHVAAGFLISPFDEAAVLSVDGMGDFTSTLTALGTGNTWSELDRVFYPHSLGFLYSAITMYLGFPYYGDEYKVMGLAPYGEPEYADVIRRMVKPVGNTFELNLDYFNHHRSGIRMNWNDGAPVVEPFLTDRLVKELGPIRPADSPVTKKHENIAKSLQVVTEEVILHMLERLHQQTGKAKLCMTGGVAMNSVANGKITEKTPFEEVYVPAGAADNGTSFGAAFYVWNRVLGMGRSFVQDHAYWGCEFDNDECLQAIGDLELPFQRYDDDALMEQTVDLMTDGKVIGWFQGRMEFGARALGNRSLIADPRRTDMRDIINLRIKFREKFRPFAPSILEEHVGEWFAIEEHAPYMEKVLPIRPDKQALVPAVTHVDGSGRLQSVSTRTNPRYHSLISAFYKRTGVPIVLNTSLNENEPVVRTPAEALSCFLRTDMDVLVLGNLIVDRSDPSFPAPYRKRVTPT